A genomic region of Metopolophium dirhodum isolate CAU chromosome 1, ASM1992520v1, whole genome shotgun sequence contains the following coding sequences:
- the LOC132953784 gene encoding uncharacterized protein LOC132953784 — MNTEKVLLQNLIASKKNIKRKIMEMKRGVIDSDNYFREAFKPIIEPLNTHTEQNAIWNTQSTELKNKSETSYTSEEDDNDELNSDPLTYQLKDSLNNLILGNLYVQELKKTFFPDTFLIERVIKKHKNKLYVKWLGFDNSHNSWVNVNDTLK; from the coding sequence atgaataCAGAGAAAGTTTTGTTACAAAATTTAATAgcgtcaaaaaaaaatattaaacgaaaaataatggaaatgaaacgtGGTGTTATAGATTCCGACAATTATTTTCGTGAAGCATTTAAACCAATAATTGAACCATTAAATACACATACAGAACAAAATGCTATATGGAACACACAGTCGactgaactaaaaaataaatcagaaacctcATACACTAGTGAAGAAGATGATAACGATGAATTAAATTCAGATCCATTAACGTATCAACTAAAAgacagtttaaataatttaatattaggaaATTTGTATgtacaagaattaaaaaaaacattttttcccgATACCTTTCTCATTGaacgtgtaataaaaaaacataaaaacaaattatatgttaaatggTTAGGTTTTGACAATAGCCATAATTCGTGGGTAAATGTAAACGACACTTTAAAATAG
- the LOC132934252 gene encoding uncharacterized protein LOC132934252, producing the protein MSSYTNVTDESSSNEDQESSYSVKPVKPKISKRKNVGESKTGSKKTKIGKQSESYKVIFMDLISKGKVENDVLNTLIMKEGNNSYTFKCPVAPHCEDYYVIQHYKISTIQDIPSDERWKYAEASIKIHTSTRNTKDSNISNKINDVVREILDRFSADPKKKIIKNTKK; encoded by the exons ATGTCTTCATATACCAATGTTACTGACGAAAGCTCATCAAATGAAGAT cagGAAAGTTCATATTCAGTAAAACCTGTTAAACCAAAAatcagtaaaagaaaaaatgttggcGAGTCAAAAACTGGTAGTAAAAAGACCAAGATCGgaaag CAATCGGAATCATACAAggttatttttatggatttgaTATCAAAAGGGAAAGTTGAAAATGATGTATTGAACACATTAATAATGAAGGAAGGAAATAATTCATACACTTTTAAATGTCCTGTTGCACCACACTGTGAAGACTACTATGTTATTCAGCATTACAAAATTAGTACAATTCAAGATATTCCGTCAGATGAAAG ATGGAAATATGCGGAAGCTAGTATTAAAATTCATACATCTACTAGAAATACAAAAGATTCGAACATTTCAAACAAAATCAATGACGTTGTTCGTGAAATATTGGACCGGTTTTCAGCAGAtcctaagaaaaaaattattaaaaatactaaaaaataa